In a single window of the Campylobacter iguaniorum genome:
- a CDS encoding undecaprenyl-diphosphate phosphatase, which translates to MDFFSAIILGIVEGLTEFLPVSSTGHMILVADLLGLEQNNVLKCFEVVIQLGSILAVVFMFFDRLKEDFLLWIKLLIGFVPTAIIGLLLYKHIKALFEPTTVAYALIIGGIVFIIVELWHKKINYDGDTKTLHEVSFKQAFIIGLSQCLAMIPGTSRSGSTIITGLLCGLSREVAARFSFLLAIPTMFAATTYDTYKNREIFAQNLDALWMFLVGGVVAFVVAFVVIKLFLKFVSKFSYISFGIYRIILGAIFLIWVL; encoded by the coding sequence ATGGATTTTTTTAGTGCAATTATTCTTGGCATAGTTGAGGGCTTGACAGAGTTTTTGCCAGTTAGCTCAACTGGACACATGATACTAGTCGCTGATCTTTTGGGGCTTGAACAAAATAACGTCCTAAAATGCTTTGAAGTAGTCATTCAGCTTGGAAGTATTTTGGCTGTCGTGTTTATGTTTTTTGATAGGCTTAAAGAGGACTTTTTGCTATGGATAAAGCTACTCATCGGCTTTGTTCCCACTGCTATCATCGGACTGCTTTTATACAAGCACATAAAAGCGCTTTTTGAGCCGACAACAGTGGCTTACGCACTCATAATCGGCGGTATAGTTTTCATAATCGTTGAGCTTTGGCATAAAAAAATAAACTACGATGGCGACACCAAAACGCTGCATGAAGTCAGCTTTAAACAAGCCTTTATCATTGGACTTTCGCAATGCCTTGCTATGATTCCTGGCACTTCGAGAAGCGGATCGACTATCATAACTGGGCTTTTATGCGGGCTAAGTCGTGAAGTGGCAGCAAGATTTAGCTTTTTGCTCGCCATTCCTACTATGTTTGCAGCCACCACTTATGATACGTACAAAAACAGGGAAATTTTCGCTCAAAATTTAGACGCTTTGTGGATGTTTTTAGTCGGTGGGGTGGTTGCTTTTGTGGTTGCTTTTGTGGTTATAAAATTATTTTTAAAGTTTGTATCCAAATTTAGTTATATTAGCTTTGGAATTTATAGAATAATCCTTGGGGCGATCTTTTTGATTTGGGTTTTATAG
- a CDS encoding DUF234 domain-containing protein produces the protein MQDLDAKEHLEYYFVFGNSPINTKYPSIFEAINCEILQNYKEFQSKFKLQICPKESVKLLTKLAKSDRKRFNLTKNIPRKLATQILNELIGSGLIQIEKSKEPKPFKSKHQKLKKELRHYQIQDKIHFKDNLARFWFRFCQPNLELLEAGKFDEVLSLIKSEFEMYCSLPFELASIRLLAHHLNIPKNAFTSYWTKDDEIDIFSSIDDFIVVGEVKYKDRKICKNVLNLLKFKCEKIGIKPNLIALFSKSGFSNELLNLKDDTILLFDIDDFKDIL, from the coding sequence ATGCAAGATTTGGACGCTAAGGAGCATTTGGAATATTATTTTGTTTTCGGAAATAGTCCTATAAATACAAAATATCCAAGCATATTTGAGGCCATAAATTGTGAAATATTGCAAAATTATAAAGAATTTCAAAGCAAATTTAAACTCCAAATTTGCCCAAAAGAGAGCGTAAAACTCCTTACAAAACTTGCCAAAAGTGACCGCAAACGCTTCAATCTCACAAAAAATATCCCAAGAAAACTAGCCACACAAATCCTAAATGAACTCATTGGCTCTGGTCTAATCCAAATCGAAAAATCAAAAGAGCCAAAACCGTTTAAATCCAAACATCAAAAGCTAAAAAAGGAGCTTCGTCACTACCAAATCCAAGACAAAATCCACTTCAAGGACAATCTTGCAAGATTTTGGTTTCGCTTTTGTCAGCCAAATTTAGAGCTTTTAGAAGCTGGCAAATTTGATGAAGTTCTAAGCCTAATCAAATCAGAGTTTGAAATGTACTGCTCGCTTCCTTTTGAGCTAGCCTCCATTAGACTTTTAGCCCACCATTTAAATATACCAAAAAACGCATTTACAAGCTACTGGACGAAAGATGATGAGATCGATATATTTAGCTCAATTGATGATTTTATAGTGGTTGGAGAGGTCAAATACAAAGATAGAAAAATCTGTAAAAACGTCTTAAATTTACTCAAATTTAAGTGCGAAAAAATAGGAATTAAGCCAAATTTAATAGCACTTTTTTCAAAATCAGGCTTTAGCAATGAGCTTTTAAATTTAAAAGATGATACAATACTTCTTTTTGATATTGACGATTTTAAGGATATTTTATGA
- a CDS encoding RNA recognition motif domain-containing protein: protein MNIYVGNLSYRMTEAELREAFSEFGEVTRAKIVKDKETNRSKGFGFIEMSSDAEAKKAIDGMNGKEVGGRALRVNEARPRD from the coding sequence ATTAACATATATGTAGGTAATCTATCATATCGTATGACAGAGGCAGAGCTTAGAGAAGCTTTCAGTGAGTTTGGTGAAGTTACACGCGCGAAAATTGTAAAAGATAAAGAGACAAACCGTTCAAAAGGTTTTGGATTTATTGAGATGAGCAGTGATGCAGAAGCTAAAAAAGCTATTGATGGAATGAACGGTAAAGAGGTTGGCGGTCGTGCACTTAGAGTAAACGAAGCTAGACCTAGAGACTAA
- a CDS encoding aminotransferase class V-fold PLP-dependent enzyme — MLDKVRKNIIFKDGFYYFDWTASGLGYAPIEDELKRVLHTYANTHSECSDCAKITTSYYENARSGLKKLLGVSDDFYLMPCGFGSTWAIKKFQEIMGIYLPPTTRDVLKDSLANLDKSKLPLVIVGPYEHHSNEVSFRQGLCETYRVPLARDGGLHWGELDKTLKLNKNRKIIASFSVASNVTGIKTDIVNLHKIIKKYNGIIALDASSYAAYANVPCELYDALFISSHKLLGGVGGSGILVIKKELCTSDEPTFAGGGTVSYVSRKSAKFIENKEQLEDAGTPGITELIRAYLAFKLRNDIGLELIEKIEQENLEYFREGLKTIPNLICYCPNNQARLPIFAFNIKDKSPYDVANELSTKFGIQSRAGCACAGPYGHELLGLVDDALLDKKPGWVRVSLHYTHTKDDIDYLINSIKEVVK, encoded by the coding sequence TTGTTAGATAAAGTAAGAAAAAATATTATTTTTAAAGACGGATTTTACTATTTTGATTGGACTGCTTCAGGGCTTGGATATGCTCCAATCGAAGATGAGTTAAAACGAGTCTTGCATACTTATGCAAACACTCATAGCGAGTGCAGTGACTGTGCGAAAATCACAACAAGCTACTATGAAAATGCCAGAAGTGGGCTTAAAAAACTGCTTGGTGTGAGTGATGATTTTTATCTTATGCCTTGTGGTTTTGGCAGTACTTGGGCTATCAAAAAATTTCAAGAAATTATGGGGATTTATCTCCCTCCTACGACAAGAGATGTGTTAAAAGACTCTCTAGCAAATTTAGACAAAAGCAAACTTCCACTCGTGATAGTAGGACCTTATGAGCATCATAGCAATGAAGTTAGTTTTCGCCAAGGACTGTGCGAGACTTATAGAGTGCCACTTGCTAGAGATGGCGGCTTGCACTGGGGCGAGCTTGATAAGACTTTGAAGCTCAATAAAAACAGAAAAATCATAGCTAGCTTTAGCGTGGCTTCAAACGTAACTGGTATCAAAACAGATATCGTAAATTTGCATAAAATCATCAAAAAATATAACGGCATAATCGCCCTTGATGCATCTAGCTATGCTGCGTACGCAAATGTGCCTTGCGAGCTTTATGATGCTTTGTTCATCTCTAGTCACAAGCTTCTTGGAGGAGTTGGTGGAAGCGGGATTTTGGTCATCAAAAAAGAGCTTTGCACTAGCGATGAGCCGACATTTGCAGGTGGTGGCACTGTGAGCTACGTAAGTAGAAAAAGTGCTAAATTTATAGAAAATAAAGAGCAACTTGAAGATGCTGGAACGCCTGGAATAACTGAGCTTATAAGGGCGTATTTGGCTTTTAAATTAAGAAACGATATAGGTCTTGAGCTGATAGAAAAGATAGAGCAAGAAAATCTTGAGTACTTTAGGGAAGGGTTAAAAACTATACCAAATTTAATTTGTTATTGTCCTAATAATCAAGCAAGATTACCAATTTTTGCTTTTAATATCAAAGATAAATCTCCTTATGACGTGGCAAATGAACTAAGCACTAAATTTGGTATCCAATCGCGTGCTGGATGTGCTTGCGCTGGACCTTATGGGCATGAGCTTTTGGGATTAGTCGATGATGCTTTGCTAGATAAAAAGCCAGGCTGGGTAAGAGTGAGCTTGCACTACACCCATACCAAAGATGATATTGATTATCTTATAAACTCTATAAAAGAGGTCGTAAAATAG
- the dnaE gene encoding DNA polymerase III subunit alpha yields MSDFTHLHLHTEYSLLDGANKIKVLAKRLKEMGIKSCAITDHGNMYGAIDFYKTMKNEGIKPIIGMEAYIHNHEDLSNKESRQRFHLCLFAKNEIGYQNLMYLSSMAYIKGYYYYPRINKKILKEHSEGLVCSSACLAGEVNFHLNLSERNLKRGAGGYEMAKKVALEYKEIFGDDFYLEIMRHGIGDQERIDDDIVRLSKETGIKLIATNDAHYTTKDSAVPQKIFVYISANKNFDENVRGQVLSQFYTKSPEEMEEIFADMPEILANTQEIVEKCNLEIKLGDATPPNFKFTKEYAKARNITLPHPELEYDLENDSYLFEYECKKGLEARLEFIPQEKHQIYKERLEREINTINNMKFPGYMLIVADFINEAKSKGIPVGPGRGSAAGSLVAYALRITDLDPLPYNLLFERFLNPERISMPDIDVDFCQNRRGEVIDYVIEKYGEYNVAQVATFGKLLAKGVIRDVARVMGMPYSEADAMAKLIPDELGITLKAHKNKKGEMEDGAFEKEPKIGELINSNELAKQVWEYSCELEGLNRNPGMHAAGIVISNEELWKKAPLWRQTNAEEGHYVTQYTKDYLEDVDLIKFDFLGLKTLTVIDNAKKLIKERFGVDILWEKVDFNDPKTYETIQSGNTLGIFQIESGGMQTLAAKLRPDCFEDVIAMIALYRPGPLNSGMVDDFIDIKHGRKNIEFAFEALKPILEPTYGVIVYQEQVMQVVQTVGGFSLGGADLVRRAMSKKKEDEMLRLKAQYLEGAKKGGFDEKKADALFELIMKFAEYGFNKSHSAAYALITFQTAYLKTYYPAEFMAALLTSEENNVDKVVKYIDEIKRLDIDLLPPNVNHSMREFSVIQKDGKDAIIYGMAAIKGVGVGAVENIINARNEKKFDSLSDFISRTDGSTVNRRVYESLIKAGAFDDFGNTRKMLIVNLDNIVDTSKRAADIRKNVTNSLFSDDESMSDIDVNLSIVKDEFDSKEILKFEQEILGIYVSGHPLDEYKDDIASIKYTVSSEFESVEDGSEILIVGKIEDTNVKITKSGKKMAIITILDIHGSMEATAFDEFRKIENMSQNELDEPHAFKVTLNTDGQQIKLKINEIISLEDAKKGNFTLKSSKLDEDILTKFKEYLEAINHSAITDLASSKNGEIIIIAKINQINTRTTKSGMDMSILNLVDKSGNAEVIAFDANSKFVSNLSDNELENLYAFKVAPSKDANSKPIINQVLSLEDAKNGNFTLKSARRKYNPEFSKTSSETQEIKAIAGKLELSLDLSNLDKSKITEIYTMAHQAHQRNGDKRLVLRVTNDHQSEVMIFATDFIVSDDFAKKVDALFELDQSFCS; encoded by the coding sequence ATGAGCGATTTCACACATTTACATTTACACACAGAATACTCCCTATTAGACGGCGCCAACAAGATAAAAGTCCTAGCCAAAAGGCTTAAAGAAATGGGCATAAAGTCATGCGCTATAACAGATCATGGCAATATGTATGGTGCTATTGATTTTTATAAAACCATGAAAAATGAAGGCATAAAGCCAATCATTGGCATGGAAGCTTACATACACAATCACGAAGATTTAAGCAACAAAGAGAGCAGACAGAGATTCCACCTTTGTCTATTTGCTAAAAACGAGATAGGATATCAAAATTTGATGTATCTTAGCTCTATGGCTTACATAAAAGGATATTATTACTATCCAAGAATAAACAAAAAAATCCTAAAAGAACACAGCGAAGGGCTAGTGTGTAGCTCTGCTTGCCTTGCTGGTGAGGTAAATTTCCATCTAAATTTAAGTGAAAGAAATCTTAAAAGAGGGGCTGGTGGCTATGAAATGGCTAAAAAGGTCGCTCTTGAGTATAAAGAGATTTTTGGCGATGATTTTTATCTTGAGATTATGCGTCATGGCATAGGCGATCAAGAAAGAATAGATGATGATATTGTGCGTCTTTCAAAAGAAACTGGCATAAAGCTCATAGCCACAAACGACGCTCACTACACTACAAAAGATAGTGCCGTCCCTCAAAAAATATTTGTCTATATCTCAGCCAACAAAAACTTTGATGAAAATGTCAGAGGTCAGGTTTTGAGCCAATTTTATACAAAATCTCCAGAAGAGATGGAAGAGATTTTCGCTGATATGCCTGAGATTTTAGCCAATACTCAAGAGATTGTAGAAAAATGTAATTTAGAAATAAAACTTGGCGATGCGACCCCGCCAAACTTCAAATTTACCAAAGAATACGCAAAAGCCAGAAACATCACTCTTCCTCATCCTGAGCTTGAATATGACTTAGAAAACGATAGTTATTTGTTTGAGTATGAGTGCAAAAAGGGTTTAGAGGCAAGGCTTGAGTTTATCCCGCAAGAAAAGCATCAAATTTACAAAGAGCGTTTGGAGCGTGAGATAAATACCATAAATAATATGAAATTTCCAGGATATATGCTGATCGTGGCTGATTTCATCAATGAAGCTAAATCAAAAGGAATCCCAGTTGGCCCTGGACGGGGAAGTGCTGCTGGCAGTCTTGTGGCTTACGCTCTTCGTATTACCGACCTTGATCCATTGCCGTATAACTTGCTTTTTGAGCGGTTTTTGAACCCTGAGCGTATAAGTATGCCAGATATTGACGTGGATTTTTGTCAAAATCGCCGCGGTGAGGTCATCGACTATGTCATCGAAAAATACGGCGAATACAACGTCGCCCAAGTAGCAACTTTTGGTAAACTTCTTGCAAAAGGTGTTATAAGAGACGTGGCTAGAGTGATGGGCATGCCTTACTCTGAAGCTGACGCGATGGCAAAGCTCATTCCAGATGAGCTTGGAATCACGCTCAAAGCCCACAAAAACAAAAAAGGCGAAATGGAAGATGGCGCCTTTGAAAAAGAGCCAAAAATCGGCGAGCTTATCAATTCAAACGAACTTGCAAAGCAAGTTTGGGAGTATTCTTGCGAACTTGAGGGGCTAAATAGAAACCCAGGTATGCATGCAGCAGGAATCGTCATCAGCAATGAAGAGCTATGGAAAAAAGCTCCACTTTGGAGGCAGACAAATGCTGAAGAGGGTCACTATGTCACCCAGTACACCAAGGACTACCTTGAAGATGTTGATTTGATCAAATTTGACTTCTTGGGGTTAAAAACATTAACCGTAATAGACAATGCTAAAAAGCTGATAAAAGAGCGTTTTGGTGTGGATATTTTATGGGAAAAGGTGGATTTCAACGACCCAAAAACATACGAAACTATCCAAAGCGGAAATACTCTTGGAATATTTCAAATAGAATCAGGTGGCATGCAAACTCTTGCTGCTAAGCTTCGCCCTGACTGCTTTGAGGATGTCATTGCGATGATAGCTTTGTACCGTCCAGGACCATTAAATTCAGGTATGGTAGATGATTTTATCGATATAAAACATGGTAGAAAAAATATTGAATTTGCATTCGAGGCGTTAAAGCCGATACTTGAGCCGACTTATGGCGTCATCGTCTATCAAGAGCAAGTCATGCAAGTCGTTCAAACTGTGGGTGGATTTAGTCTTGGTGGAGCCGATTTGGTACGAAGAGCGATGAGTAAGAAAAAAGAAGATGAAATGCTCCGCCTAAAAGCTCAGTATCTTGAAGGTGCGAAAAAAGGTGGCTTTGATGAGAAAAAAGCCGACGCGCTTTTTGAGTTGATTATGAAATTCGCCGAGTATGGATTTAACAAATCTCACTCCGCAGCTTACGCTCTTATCACGTTTCAAACCGCTTATTTAAAGACTTATTATCCAGCTGAGTTTATGGCAGCTTTACTTACAAGCGAAGAAAACAACGTCGATAAGGTCGTCAAATACATTGATGAGATAAAAAGACTAGACATCGACTTGCTTCCGCCAAATGTCAACCACTCAATGCGTGAGTTTAGCGTAATCCAAAAAGATGGCAAAGATGCCATTATCTATGGAATGGCAGCGATAAAAGGCGTAGGCGTAGGCGCTGTGGAAAATATAATTAATGCCAGAAATGAGAAAAAATTTGATAGCTTGAGTGATTTTATCTCAAGAACCGATGGCAGCACTGTTAATAGACGTGTTTATGAATCTCTCATAAAAGCAGGTGCTTTTGATGATTTTGGCAATACTAGAAAGATGTTGATTGTAAATTTAGACAACATAGTAGATACTTCAAAAAGAGCAGCCGATATACGCAAAAATGTGACAAATTCGCTATTTAGTGATGATGAAAGCATGAGTGATATTGATGTGAATTTAAGCATTGTAAAAGATGAGTTTGATAGTAAAGAGATACTTAAATTCGAGCAAGAAATACTTGGAATATACGTCTCAGGTCACCCGCTTGATGAGTATAAAGATGATATTGCAAGTATCAAATATACTGTTTCTAGTGAGTTTGAGAGTGTCGAAGATGGAAGCGAAATCCTCATAGTAGGAAAGATAGAAGATACAAATGTCAAAATCACAAAAAGTGGTAAAAAAATGGCGATAATAACCATACTTGATATTCATGGAAGTATGGAAGCAACAGCATTTGATGAGTTTAGAAAAATTGAAAATATGAGTCAAAATGAGCTTGATGAACCTCACGCTTTTAAAGTCACTCTAAATACAGACGGTCAGCAAATCAAGCTTAAAATCAATGAAATTATAAGCCTTGAAGATGCAAAAAAAGGAAATTTCACGCTCAAATCTAGCAAGCTTGATGAAGATATTTTGACTAAATTTAAAGAGTATCTTGAAGCCATAAATCACAGCGCTATCACTGATCTTGCAAGCAGCAAAAACGGTGAAATAATCATCATTGCTAAGATAAATCAGATAAATACAAGAACCACAAAAAGCGGTATGGATATGTCGATTTTAAATTTAGTAGATAAAAGCGGAAATGCTGAGGTGATCGCCTTTGATGCAAATAGTAAATTTGTATCAAATTTAAGCGATAATGAGCTAGAAAATCTATACGCTTTTAAAGTCGCTCCAAGCAAAGATGCAAACTCTAAGCCTATCATAAATCAAGTTTTAAGTCTTGAAGATGCAAAAAATGGTAACTTCACTTTAAAAAGTGCAAGAAGAAAATACAATCCTGAGTTTAGCAAAACAAGCAGTGAAACTCAAGAGATAAAAGCAATAGCAGGCAAACTAGAACTCAGCTTGGATCTCTCAAATTTAGATAAATCAAAAATTACAGAGATCTACACAATGGCTCATCAAGCCCACCAAAGAAATGGTGATAAAAGGCTTGTTTTAAGAGTGACAAATGACCACCAAAGCGAAGTCATGATCTTTGCGACTGATTTTATAGTTAGCGATGATTTTGCTAAAAAAGTAGATGCTTTGTTTGAGCTAGATCAAAGTTTTTGCTCGTGA
- a CDS encoding SelT/SelW/SelH family (seleno)protein, producing MQVKIFYCNSUNFRPQASRLEDELLTNFSGIEVSKEIGKRGDFVVEVDGKVVFNNQDFPRPRFPEVGEVSQNIKREFGL from the coding sequence ATGCAAGTAAAGATTTTTTATTGCAATTCTTGAAACTTTCGCCCACAAGCTTCTAGGTTAGAAGATGAACTACTCACAAATTTTTCGGGGATAGAAGTTTCTAAAGAAATAGGTAAAAGAGGTGACTTTGTAGTCGAAGTAGATGGAAAAGTGGTTTTCAATAATCAAGATTTTCCAAGACCTAGATTTCCTGAAGTCGGAGAAGTAAGTCAAAACATAAAAAGAGAATTTGGTCTCTAA
- a CDS encoding Rdx family protein, with translation MNVKITYCSSCSQITAESVKVENELKKSFPDANITRVPGEKGNFTVEADGKKVYDYNGFTRPRFPEVGEVGASIIKEFDL, from the coding sequence ATGAACGTAAAAATTACATATTGTAGCTCTTGCTCGCAAATCACAGCAGAGTCTGTAAAAGTCGAAAACGAATTGAAAAAAAGTTTTCCAGATGCAAACATCACTAGAGTTCCTGGCGAAAAAGGCAATTTCACAGTAGAGGCTGATGGCAAAAAAGTCTATGATTATAATGGCTTTACAAGACCTAGATTTCCTGAAGTTGGAGAAGTTGGTGCAAGCATTATAAAAGAATTTGATCTATAA
- a CDS encoding transporter substrate-binding domain-containing protein: MKKFLKLVLAAVLAVSCLNAKEIVFGTDAEYPPFGYMNEQNQISGFDIDLVDAISKKVGFEYKFIKVGFDALIPALKAGKIDAIAASMSATDERRKSVDFTDPYIFTKNLYLKMATNKDITSKDQLKTKRIGAMLGTVQESVANSIKGAKVMPTEGIAGSIMNLKAGKVDVVIVDSSVGYGYLKKNKDIINWLEESDGSDGFAMAFDKDKQTELLAKFNQALKDIKQDGTYDKLLEKYDLK, from the coding sequence ATGAAAAAATTTCTAAAGCTTGTTTTAGCTGCTGTTTTGGCAGTTAGCTGCTTAAATGCAAAAGAGATAGTATTTGGCACAGACGCTGAGTATCCACCATTTGGATATATGAACGAACAAAATCAAATTTCAGGATTTGACATAGACCTAGTAGATGCTATTTCAAAAAAAGTTGGTTTTGAGTATAAATTTATCAAAGTCGGATTTGACGCTTTGATACCAGCGCTAAAAGCTGGCAAAATAGACGCGATAGCTGCTAGCATGAGTGCCACTGATGAAAGAAGAAAGTCAGTTGATTTTACTGATCCATATATTTTCACTAAAAATTTGTACCTAAAAATGGCTACAAACAAAGATATAACAAGCAAAGATCAGCTTAAAACCAAAAGAATCGGCGCAATGCTTGGCACAGTTCAAGAAAGCGTGGCAAACTCTATAAAAGGTGCTAAAGTTATGCCAACTGAAGGAATTGCAGGAAGTATAATGAATCTAAAAGCTGGCAAGGTAGATGTCGTCATCGTCGATAGCTCTGTAGGATATGGATATCTTAAAAAGAACAAAGACATCATAAACTGGCTTGAAGAAAGCGACGGAAGCGACGGATTTGCTATGGCTTTTGACAAAGACAAACAAACCGAGCTTTTGGCTAAATTTAACCAAGCATTAAAAGATATCAAACAAGACGGCACATACGACAAACTTCTTGAAAAATACGATCTCAAATAA
- the thiE gene encoding thiamine phosphate synthase, with the protein MNQLYILTDSNFTPPSELKNAVQEILNSGIKLIQYRNKSQNHDINLLKWVVSLCDEFGAKLIINDDPILAVNCGAHGVHVGKEDGGVLRAREILGDKAIIGASCYNDINLAIKAQNDGASYVAFGAMFTSQTKPNAKLCDHEIVKKAKEILSIPVCVIGGINSSNLQSVCALKPDYIAIISAAYKPNSITQNIVNLQNIIRK; encoded by the coding sequence ATGAATCAACTCTACATCTTAACAGACTCCAATTTCACCCCACCAAGTGAACTAAAAAACGCCGTCCAAGAGATACTAAACTCAGGTATAAAGCTAATCCAATACCGCAATAAATCCCAAAATCACGATATAAACTTACTAAAATGGGTAGTAAGCTTATGCGATGAATTTGGTGCAAAACTCATTATAAATGACGATCCGATTTTAGCCGTGAACTGCGGAGCACATGGCGTTCATGTAGGCAAAGAAGATGGTGGCGTCCTTAGAGCTAGAGAGATTTTAGGCGATAAGGCGATTATCGGAGCTAGCTGTTATAATGATATAAACTTAGCCATAAAAGCACAAAATGACGGCGCAAGTTACGTTGCCTTTGGAGCGATGTTTACTAGTCAAACCAAGCCAAATGCCAAACTTTGCGACCACGAAATAGTAAAAAAAGCAAAAGAGATTTTGAGTATTCCAGTTTGCGTGATTGGTGGGATAAATAGCTCAAATTTACAAAGCGTTTGTGCTTTAAAGCCTGATTATATCGCTATAATTAGCGCTGCATACAAGCCAAACTCAATCACACAAAATATAGTAAATTTACAAAATATCATAAGGAAATAA
- a CDS encoding sensor histidine kinase translates to MNDLQDTKHITDGLANLIEQTYQIEKEYKSLNESYANLQKFIKDIVESLGAALWVMDKNGKIVLKNAKADALLGLINLIDLKKQNCEVQFKEMYFAIKITQNGDNKIILATDISDEKRSARLVSMGAVAAHLSHEIRNPIGSIALLTSSLLKRSEPKNIPLIKEMQKAIFRVERIIKATLLFTKGVVINRQIVQLKTLEQNCKNAIKQYAFSKEIEFKFDGFDGQMEGDLDLLDMVFSNFIFNAIDAIEEDDNETGTVSLEHKFDEKMHNFYIKDSGVKIDKSVVFEPFKTTKLKGNGLGLALCIEIVRAHKGSIALQNEPKVFTISLP, encoded by the coding sequence ATGAATGATTTACAAGATACAAAACACATTACCGACGGGCTTGCAAACCTCATTGAGCAAACTTATCAAATAGAAAAAGAGTATAAATCCTTAAATGAATCTTATGCAAATTTGCAAAAATTTATCAAAGATATAGTAGAAAGCCTTGGGGCTGCTCTTTGGGTTATGGATAAAAACGGCAAAATCGTGCTAAAAAACGCAAAAGCAGACGCTCTTTTGGGGCTTATAAATCTTATAGATCTAAAAAAACAAAATTGCGAGGTGCAGTTTAAGGAGATGTATTTTGCTATCAAAATCACACAAAATGGCGACAATAAAATCATTCTAGCAACCGATATAAGCGATGAAAAAAGAAGTGCAAGGCTCGTTTCTATGGGTGCAGTCGCAGCTCATCTAAGCCACGAAATAAGAAATCCAATAGGCTCAATCGCTCTGCTTACAAGCTCACTTCTCAAACGCAGCGAACCCAAAAATATCCCGCTAATTAAAGAGATGCAAAAGGCAATTTTTAGGGTCGAGCGGATTATCAAAGCGACGCTTTTATTCACAAAAGGTGTCGTGATAAATAGGCAAATCGTCCAGCTTAAAACGCTGGAGCAAAACTGCAAAAACGCCATTAAACAATACGCTTTTAGCAAGGAAATTGAGTTTAAATTTGACGGATTTGATGGGCAAATGGAGGGCGATTTAGATCTTCTTGATATGGTTTTTAGCAACTTTATATTTAACGCAATTGATGCTATAGAAGAAGACGATAATGAAACTGGCACTGTGAGTTTGGAGCATAAATTTGATGAAAAAATGCATAATTTTTATATCAAGGATTCTGGTGTAAAGATAGATAAAAGCGTTGTTTTTGAGCCGTTTAAAACGACAAAACTCAAAGGCAACGGTCTTGGGCTGGCGCTTTGTATCGAAATAGTAAGGGCTCACAAAGGGAGCATAGCTCTCCAAAATGAGCCAAAAGTTTTTACGATCAGCTTGCCTTAA
- a CDS encoding DJ-1 family glyoxalase III, with protein sequence MKNVAVILANGFEEMEAMSILDILRRGGVNAVAVALEELDVAGAHQVKVQADIKFDDVNFSEFNMIVLPGGLPGAEYLAKSVKLQKVLQEFDKSGKKLGAICAAPWALGTAGVLKNAYTCYPGFEATVAKAGYNPNQNVLRDENIITSKGPATAMEFALEILRDLAGEVVYSEVKSGLLFQI encoded by the coding sequence ATGAAAAATGTAGCAGTGATATTAGCTAATGGCTTTGAAGAAATGGAGGCGATGAGTATTTTGGATATTCTTAGACGTGGCGGGGTAAATGCTGTCGCTGTGGCTCTTGAGGAGCTGGATGTCGCAGGAGCTCATCAAGTAAAAGTCCAAGCTGATATTAAATTTGATGATGTAAATTTCAGCGAGTTTAATATGATAGTCTTGCCTGGTGGTTTGCCTGGTGCTGAATACTTAGCAAAAAGTGTGAAGTTACAAAAAGTCTTGCAAGAATTTGATAAAAGCGGCAAAAAACTTGGCGCAATCTGCGCAGCACCTTGGGCTTTAGGCACTGCTGGAGTGCTTAAAAATGCTTATACTTGCTATCCCGGATTTGAAGCGACTGTGGCAAAAGCTGGCTATAATCCAAATCAAAATGTTTTAAGAGATGAAAATATTATAACTTCAAAAGGTCCAGCCACAGCAATGGAGTTTGCTCTAGAAATATTAAGAGATTTGGCTGGAGAAGTTGTATATAGCGAAGTAAAATCTGGGTTACTGTTTCAAATTTAA